A single window of Watersipora subatra chromosome 9, tzWatSuba1.1, whole genome shotgun sequence DNA harbors:
- the LOC137404014 gene encoding uncharacterized protein, giving the protein MFKKALASVTHSLPLRFYIVPASTHLTLDDTRQRIATLQIESDQKLTALHIESDQKVSALQRQTQQQAEALVEARQQVTTLREDSERMSSLLREEARQRRADLAATQQRLERFAVYLQTPGDTHLSGNQCHNPDS; this is encoded by the exons ATGTTCAAGAAA GCACTTGCCTCTGTGACCCACTCACTGCCTCTGCGCTTCTACATAGTCCCTGCTTCTACACACCTCA CTCTGGATGACACTAGACAACGAATAGCAACACTGCAAATAGAAAGTGACCAGAAACTTACTGCTCTACATATAGAAAGCGACCAGAAAGTATCAGCTCTACAGAGACAAACTCAGCAGCAGGCAGAAG CATTGGTTGAGGCTAGACAGCAAGTTACAACGCTGCGGGAGGACAGCGAGAGGATGTCGTCATTATTACGGGAAGAGGCTAGACAACGGAGAGCAG ATTTGGCTGCTACTCAGCAGAGGCTGGAACGATTCGCTGTGTACCTACAGACTCCAGGTGATACACATTTGTCAGGCAATCAATGTCACAACCCGGATAGTTAA